One Silene latifolia isolate original U9 population chromosome 4, ASM4854445v1, whole genome shotgun sequence DNA segment encodes these proteins:
- the LOC141651640 gene encoding uncharacterized protein LOC141651640, with amino-acid sequence MHSFGFWNIRGINNPSKQKHVKWFLHTNHVGLFGLLETKVKPWSLNSVRTNVCNGWSVSKNTSWHNGGRIWVLWNPSIFQVQFLHYSAQLIDMEVLDFTSNFRFYCTFVYAFNGINERTPLWEDLQQFSQQIVAPWVVCGDFNCVLSPSERLGGHTTEEEINDFQAYIDYCSFIDCPAIGSFYTWNNKQDPSTRVYSRLDRVLVNQEWLHA; translated from the coding sequence ATGCATagttttggattttggaataTCAGGGGGATAAATAACCCATCTAAGCAGAAACATGTCAAATGGTTCCTCCATACTAATCATGTGGGTTtatttggtctccttgagacTAAGGTAAAGCCTTGGTCTCTAAACTCAGTCAGAACAAATGTTTGCAATGGATGGTCAGTCTCTAAAAATACTTCTTGGCATAATGGTGGTAGAATTTGGGTCTTGTGGAACCCTAGTATCTTTCAAGTCCAATTTTTACACTATAGTGCTCAACTCATCGATATGGAAGTCCTGGATTTTACTTCTAATTTTAGATTTTACTGCACTTTTGTTTATGCTTTTAATGGAATAAATGAAAGAACACCTTTGTGGGAGGACTTACAACAGTTCTCTCAACAAATTGTTGCTCCTTGGGTTGTCTGTGGTGACTTCAACTGTGTACTTTCCCCCTCTGAGAGACTGGGAGGTCATACAACAGAAGAGGAAATAAATGACTTTCAGGCCTATATTGACTACTGTAGCTTTATAGACTGTCCTGCTATTGGTTCCTTCTATACATGGAACAACAAGCAGGATCCCTCTACTAGAGTATACTCAAGGCTTGATAGAGTCCTTGTGAATCAAGAATGGTTGCATGCTTGA